The following is a genomic window from Rhodoligotrophos defluvii.
CCCCTCCCTGGTGATGGCGATGACGGGCGAACCGGTGTGAATGCGCGCCCCCTGCCTCATCCCAGCGGCAGCTAGACCGCGGGCGAAAGACAGCGGGTTGAGCGCGCCGCCACGGGGATCGAGATAGCCCGCCGCATAAATTGGTGCGCCGATCAGGGCAGCCGTCTCTTCCCGGTCGAGCAGGCGCACGGGCAACCCACGCGCCTGCCATTGCCGGGTGCGACTCTCCATGGCCGGAATGCCGCGCATACCGGCGATTCCCAGGATCCAGCCGTTGCGTCGGTAGGCGCAGGCAATGTTGTGCCGGGCAATCAGGTTTTCCACCAGGGTGCCGGCCTCGGCCCCGAGCCTGCTCATGCGTTCGCCCAGATCCTCGCCCAGGCGGGCGATGAGCGTCTCAGGATCGTCCTTGAAGCAGGGGATGACCTGCCCGCCATTACGGCCCGAGGCACCCCAGCCGGGCTCCTGCGCTTCCAGCAGCACGGTATCGACGCCAGCTTCCGCCAGATGGAGGGCGCAGGAGAGACCGCAGAAGCCGCCGCCCACCACGGCGACATCAGCGCGGATCTCGCCGGCAAGGGGCACGGTTGCCGGGGCGGGTTCGGCGGTGGCGGCCCACAGCGAAGAAGCAGCAATCACCATATCAGCGCTCGACGACGGAGGGTGTGGCGGGGAGCTATTGAACCACGCCTCTGCCGGTCAGAGAACACTCTCGATCGACGCCCGGCTCCTCCGGTTCGGCTCAGGCGTGGTCAGGAGGGCCATACCCGCCCCCCGTCGGCGTCTTGATGATGATCGCATCTCCCGCATCCAGCACGGTCTGGTCCGCGCCTTGGAGACGCTCCATCCGCCCCTCCTTGCGGCGCACCAGGTTCTCGCCGCACTCGCCCGGCTCGCCGCCATGGAGCCCGAAGGGGCGCACTCGGCGGTGGCCTGAGAGAATGGCGCAGTCCATGCGGGTGAGGAAGCGGATGGTGCGGGAGGTGCCGTCGCCGGCATTCCACTTGCCCCGCCCGCCAGAGCCGCGCCGGATATGGAAATCCTCCAGCACCACCGGATAGCGCAGCTCCAGCACCTCGGGATCGGTGAGCCGGGAATTGGTCATATGCGTGTGCACCGCATCCGCC
Proteins encoded in this region:
- a CDS encoding NAD(P)/FAD-dependent oxidoreductase, whose amino-acid sequence is MVIAASSLWAATAEPAPATVPLAGEIRADVAVVGGGFCGLSCALHLAEAGVDTVLLEAQEPGWGASGRNGGQVIPCFKDDPETLIARLGEDLGERMSRLGAEAGTLVENLIARHNIACAYRRNGWILGIAGMRGIPAMESRTRQWQARGLPVRLLDREETAALIGAPIYAAGYLDPRGGALNPLSFARGLAAAGMRQGARIHTGSPVIAITREGSSWRVATASGAVLASQVVVATGAYSTDLIPALRRSILPVQSIQIATPPMPAEIQRTILPQGHVVSDNRRLLLYFRFNEQGRFVFGGRGSLGGESIAEAHVTALAETMRRSFPQLGQIGFQHVWAGQVDITPGRRLRVHEPSPGLIAVFGFSGRGVAIAPAVGKAIAEAVLAGTHKGLPLPVTPMRPVPFHGLRLPAMAVAAQWFRLLDRLEAR